The following proteins come from a genomic window of Gallalistipes aquisgranensis:
- a CDS encoding TonB-dependent receptor domain-containing protein produces the protein MKPTALLLTLLPLFSLRAAETDSLPSHPIEEVVVKGYKFELPLRDAPNKVEVISARDILHTPAVHLSDLIKKSTAAESVDMQGMTGGIEFRGFSPGGAGTNTYSVLLLDGVPMGTKNAAATFLSGLESVEIMKGPFSALYGSGAMGGVVNLVTKQSRDCISGSVSAGYGSYNTLELSAHAGGWLAHRLDFDLSFDYHRQHDDYKTGHNDLFRRTPYEKEVLDRNSYGMVYPNTGFDKKQGVLRVGYDLHGGWRLNLYNNLFHAGHARGNGTIWGLYDQTDKRVLRNYHRLDITGNAGNHSLRISPYFGNETSDYLNSGYEKTRSHYAYRTFGLVAQDAFRFRTGRLVFGIDNFSQRYVSTQSREDGTPTAPYQPDYYNIQTGAFAQLHLRLFRDRLIAQTGIRYDNTWFRTTATRLIDMKSSGKSYHSVNPTLALKYRPVPLLGLHSSIGRGFMAPEAFKTTGRYALEYVWNGSVSRTEYRGNPDLKPESSLTVDAGIGATTHDGSLQADVTWFLTDHRNMIVTEAAEDFAFYTYVNSSKSAVRGLEFLLSYDLGKSLGRDFSLKFYGNYTRIYHSSMTASDGETPIKYLSPNTAAFGADFTSRRFAARIGGRYLGHRIEDNFLYMTGPNYENVPFVTASGIEVRPTLVNDRTITLPDFMVFDCYLSYMPARNLTVAAEINNLLGENYMERDGYYMPGRNFMIRLSCRF, from the coding sequence ATGAAACCGACTGCACTGCTGCTGACTCTCCTACCCCTGTTTTCGCTCCGGGCGGCAGAGACCGACTCGCTGCCTTCCCATCCGATCGAGGAGGTGGTGGTCAAAGGCTACAAATTCGAACTTCCGCTGCGGGACGCCCCCAACAAGGTGGAGGTGATCTCGGCCCGGGACATCCTCCACACGCCGGCCGTACACCTTTCCGACCTCATAAAGAAGAGCACGGCGGCCGAAAGCGTGGACATGCAGGGCATGACCGGAGGCATCGAATTCCGGGGATTCTCGCCGGGAGGAGCCGGAACGAACACATACAGCGTGCTGTTGCTCGACGGCGTGCCGATGGGGACGAAAAACGCCGCCGCCACGTTTCTCTCCGGTCTGGAGAGCGTCGAGATCATGAAAGGCCCCTTCTCCGCATTGTACGGCAGCGGTGCCATGGGCGGCGTGGTCAATCTGGTTACAAAACAGTCCCGGGACTGCATCTCGGGTAGTGTGTCCGCCGGATACGGCAGTTACAACACACTGGAACTCTCGGCCCATGCGGGAGGCTGGCTGGCCCACCGGCTCGACTTCGACCTTTCGTTCGACTACCACCGCCAGCACGACGACTACAAAACCGGACACAACGACCTGTTCCGCCGCACGCCGTACGAAAAAGAGGTGCTGGACCGCAACTCCTATGGCATGGTCTATCCCAACACCGGATTCGACAAAAAACAGGGCGTCCTGCGGGTAGGCTACGACCTGCACGGGGGCTGGCGGCTGAACCTCTACAACAATCTGTTCCATGCCGGACACGCCCGCGGAAACGGCACGATCTGGGGACTGTACGACCAGACCGACAAACGGGTACTGCGCAACTATCACCGGCTGGACATCACGGGAAACGCCGGAAACCACTCGCTGCGCATATCCCCCTATTTCGGTAACGAGACGAGCGACTACCTCAACTCCGGCTACGAGAAGACCCGCAGCCACTATGCCTACCGCACGTTCGGTCTCGTGGCGCAGGACGCTTTCCGCTTCCGGACGGGACGTCTCGTCTTCGGAATCGACAACTTCTCGCAGCGCTACGTCTCCACGCAGTCCCGGGAGGACGGCACCCCCACGGCCCCCTACCAGCCCGACTACTACAACATCCAGACCGGAGCGTTCGCCCAGCTGCACCTCCGCCTGTTCCGCGACCGGCTGATCGCCCAGACCGGAATCCGATACGACAACACATGGTTCCGGACGACCGCCACCCGGCTGATCGACATGAAATCCTCCGGGAAAAGCTACCACAGCGTCAATCCCACCCTGGCGCTCAAATACCGCCCCGTCCCCCTGCTCGGCCTCCATTCCAGCATCGGCCGCGGATTCATGGCGCCCGAAGCCTTCAAAACGACCGGCCGGTATGCCCTCGAATATGTCTGGAACGGAAGCGTATCCCGCACCGAATACCGTGGCAACCCCGATCTCAAACCCGAATCTTCCCTGACCGTCGATGCCGGTATCGGGGCGACCACACACGACGGCTCCCTCCAGGCCGACGTCACATGGTTCCTGACCGACCACAGGAACATGATTGTCACCGAAGCGGCGGAAGACTTTGCCTTCTACACCTACGTGAACAGCAGCAAATCGGCCGTGCGGGGCCTGGAATTCCTCCTCTCCTACGATCTGGGCAAATCCCTCGGCCGCGACTTTTCCCTGAAATTCTACGGCAATTACACGCGGATTTACCACAGCAGCATGACCGCCTCCGACGGGGAGACCCCCATCAAATACCTCAGCCCCAATACGGCGGCATTCGGTGCGGATTTTACCTCCCGCCGTTTCGCGGCCCGGATCGGCGGCCGTTACCTCGGCCACCGGATCGAAGACAACTTCCTCTACATGACGGGCCCGAACTACGAAAACGTCCCCTTCGTCACCGCATCCGGCATCGAAGTGCGCCCGACGCTCGTAAACGACCGGACGATCACCCTTCCCGACTTCATGGTCTTCGACTGTTACCTCTCCTATATGCCGGCCAGGAACCTGACCGTAGCCGCCGAAATCAACAACCTGCTGGGAGAAAACTACATGGAACGGGACGGATATTACATGCCCGGACGCAACTTCATGATCCGGCTCTCCTGCAGGTTCTGA
- a CDS encoding aspartate-semialdehyde dehydrogenase, with the protein MKIAIVGASGAVGQEFLRVLEQRAFPMDELLLFGSSRSAGKTYPFRGKEITVKLLQHNDDFKGVDIAFVSAGAGTSREFEKTITRHGTLMIDNSSAFRMDEDVPLVVPEVNPRDAVNPARRVIANPNCTTIQMVVALKAIENLSHIRKVHVSTYQAASGAGASAMAELENQHRELTEGREPTVEKFVYQLAYNVIPHVDVFTDNGYTKEEMKMYNETRKIMHSDVAVSATCVRVPVMRAHSESVWVETERPVSVEEARKAFAKAEGVVLMDEPDRKKYPMPLFLAGEDPVFVGRIRKDLSNPNGLAFWCVSDQIRKGAALNAVQIAEYLIYNGHIK; encoded by the coding sequence ATGAAAATTGCTATTGTCGGTGCCAGCGGCGCGGTAGGCCAGGAGTTCCTCCGGGTACTCGAACAACGCGCATTCCCCATGGACGAACTGCTCCTGTTCGGTTCTTCGCGCAGCGCAGGGAAAACCTATCCGTTCCGGGGCAAGGAGATCACGGTGAAACTGCTTCAGCACAACGACGATTTCAAGGGCGTGGACATCGCCTTCGTATCGGCCGGGGCGGGAACCTCCCGGGAGTTCGAGAAGACCATCACCCGGCACGGGACGCTGATGATCGACAATTCGAGCGCCTTCCGCATGGACGAAGACGTGCCCCTGGTGGTGCCCGAGGTGAATCCGCGCGACGCGGTGAACCCCGCCCGGCGGGTGATCGCCAATCCCAACTGCACGACGATCCAGATGGTCGTGGCGCTCAAGGCGATCGAAAACCTGTCGCACATCCGGAAGGTCCATGTCTCCACCTACCAGGCCGCCAGCGGCGCCGGAGCCTCGGCCATGGCCGAACTGGAAAACCAGCACCGCGAACTGACGGAGGGCAGGGAACCCACCGTGGAGAAATTCGTCTACCAGCTGGCCTACAACGTGATTCCGCACGTGGACGTCTTCACCGACAACGGATACACGAAGGAGGAGATGAAGATGTACAACGAGACACGCAAGATCATGCATTCGGACGTGGCCGTGAGCGCCACCTGCGTGCGGGTACCCGTGATGCGGGCCCACTCCGAGAGCGTGTGGGTGGAGACCGAGCGTCCGGTGAGCGTCGAGGAGGCCCGCAAGGCGTTCGCCAAAGCGGAAGGCGTGGTGCTGATGGACGAACCGGACCGGAAGAAATATCCGATGCCGCTCTTCCTGGCCGGGGAAGACCCCGTGTTCGTAGGCCGCATCCGCAAGGACCTGAGCAATCCCAACGGGCTCGCGTTCTGGTGCGTCAGCGACCAGATCCGCAAAGGGGCCGCCCTGAACGCCGTACAGATCGCCGAATACCTGATCTACAACGGGCACATCAAGTAA
- a CDS encoding beta-glucosidase: MKRIALLLPLCGAVLVWACGGGRTAGNLPVYQDPDAPIEKRVEDALSRMTLEEKVAVCHGQSNFSSAGVPRLGIPELWTSDGPHGVRAEVGWVSMGNMDWNSDSCTAYPALTCLAATWNPELSLLYGKSIGEEARYRKKDVLLGPGVNIYRTPLNGRNFEYMGEDPYLASEMVVPYIQGVQSNGVAACVKHFALNNQEVERKSVDVYVDDRALHEIYLPAFKAAVQRAGVWSLMGSYNKYRGTHCCHNDRLLNDILKGEWGFDGAVISDWDGTHDTREAALNGLDLEMGTSTPEMKEMGNRRFNAYYLADPFLKMLRAGEVDEKVLDEKVRRVLRLMFRTTMSPDRPWGAFATEEHAAAARKIAEEGIVLLRNEGNILPLDPARRMKIAVVGENAVKMLTVGGGSSKLKVKREVSPLEGVKRVFGERSEIVYAPGYEYTRKADSSAMKKEAVEAAKGADVVFFFGGLNKEPKNDCEGHDRLSLHLPYGQDGLIAELAAVNRNVVVVLLSGNAVAMPWLGQVPAVVQGWYLGSEAGNALAAVLSGEANPSGRLPFTFPAKLTDCAAHAVGDYPGEEGKETYNEGVFVGYRWTDREKIEPLFPFGHGLSYTGFEYGEVSADRASVGPGESLTVAVPVKNVGSRAGAEVVQLYVSDLESSLPRPVKELKGFRKVTLQPGEETVVKLTVAPESLCYYDDRKGEWVAEPGRFKALVGASSADIRGEVSFELK; this comes from the coding sequence ATGAAACGAATCGCGCTGTTGCTGCCCCTTTGCGGGGCGGTTCTCGTATGGGCGTGCGGAGGGGGACGGACCGCCGGAAATCTGCCCGTGTACCAGGACCCCGATGCTCCGATCGAAAAACGGGTGGAGGATGCGCTCTCGCGCATGACGCTGGAGGAGAAGGTGGCCGTGTGCCACGGGCAGTCCAACTTCAGTTCGGCCGGGGTGCCCCGGCTGGGAATCCCCGAGTTGTGGACCAGCGACGGTCCCCACGGGGTGCGTGCCGAAGTGGGATGGGTGAGCATGGGAAACATGGACTGGAACTCCGATTCCTGCACCGCCTATCCGGCCCTGACCTGTCTGGCCGCCACGTGGAATCCCGAGTTGTCGCTCCTGTACGGAAAGTCGATCGGAGAGGAGGCGCGTTACCGGAAGAAGGACGTGCTGCTGGGTCCCGGCGTCAATATCTACCGGACGCCGCTCAACGGGCGCAATTTCGAATACATGGGAGAAGACCCCTATCTTGCCTCGGAGATGGTGGTCCCCTACATTCAGGGGGTGCAGAGCAACGGCGTGGCCGCCTGCGTGAAGCACTTCGCACTGAACAACCAGGAGGTGGAGCGCAAGAGCGTGGACGTTTACGTGGACGACCGGGCCCTGCACGAGATTTACCTGCCCGCCTTCAAGGCCGCCGTGCAGAGGGCGGGCGTGTGGTCGCTGATGGGGTCCTACAACAAATACCGGGGGACGCACTGCTGCCACAACGACAGGCTGCTGAACGACATTCTGAAAGGGGAGTGGGGATTCGACGGAGCCGTGATTTCGGACTGGGACGGTACGCATGACACGCGGGAGGCCGCGCTCAACGGGCTCGATCTGGAGATGGGAACCTCGACTCCGGAGATGAAGGAGATGGGGAACCGCCGGTTCAACGCCTATTACCTGGCCGATCCGTTCCTGAAGATGCTCCGGGCGGGCGAAGTGGACGAGAAGGTACTGGACGAGAAGGTGCGCCGCGTGCTGCGCCTGATGTTCCGCACGACGATGAGTCCCGACCGTCCGTGGGGGGCGTTCGCCACCGAAGAGCATGCCGCGGCGGCGCGGAAGATCGCCGAGGAGGGGATCGTCCTGCTGCGCAACGAGGGGAATATCCTGCCGCTCGATCCGGCCCGCCGGATGAAGATCGCCGTAGTGGGCGAAAATGCCGTGAAGATGCTCACCGTGGGCGGGGGCAGCTCCAAATTGAAGGTGAAGCGGGAGGTCTCCCCGCTGGAAGGGGTGAAGCGGGTGTTCGGGGAGCGTTCCGAGATCGTTTATGCCCCGGGTTACGAGTACACCCGGAAAGCCGACTCCTCCGCCATGAAAAAGGAGGCCGTAGAGGCTGCGAAAGGGGCCGATGTGGTATTCTTCTTCGGCGGACTCAACAAAGAGCCTAAAAACGACTGTGAAGGGCACGACAGGCTCTCCCTGCACCTGCCTTACGGACAGGATGGATTGATCGCCGAGTTGGCCGCCGTCAACCGGAACGTGGTGGTGGTGCTCCTGAGCGGGAACGCCGTGGCCATGCCGTGGCTCGGGCAGGTGCCTGCGGTCGTGCAGGGATGGTACCTGGGCAGCGAGGCCGGGAATGCGCTGGCCGCCGTGTTGTCGGGCGAGGCGAATCCCTCGGGCAGGCTGCCCTTCACGTTCCCCGCGAAGCTGACCGACTGTGCCGCCCATGCCGTGGGGGACTATCCCGGCGAAGAGGGGAAGGAGACCTATAACGAAGGGGTGTTCGTGGGATACCGTTGGACGGACCGGGAGAAGATCGAACCCCTGTTTCCTTTCGGACACGGGTTGAGCTACACCGGGTTCGAGTACGGGGAGGTGTCGGCAGACCGCGCTTCGGTCGGACCGGGCGAGAGCCTGACGGTTGCGGTGCCGGTGAAGAATGTCGGTTCGCGGGCCGGTGCCGAGGTGGTGCAGCTCTACGTGAGCGACCTCGAATCCTCGCTTCCGCGACCTGTCAAGGAGCTGAAGGGATTCCGGAAAGTGACCCTGCAGCCCGGAGAGGAGACGGTGGTGAAACTGACCGTGGCTCCCGAATCGCTCTGCTATTACGATGACCGGAAAGGGGAGTGGGTGGCCGAACCGGGCCGGTTCAAGGCTCTGGTCGGGGCCTCGTCGGCCGACATCCGGGGAGAGGTTTCCTTTGAACTGAAATGA
- the nadA gene encoding quinolinate synthase NadA — protein MRVDIRKGFVDEPVDPELDLPKEIERLKKEKKAVILAHYYTTGEVQDIADFVGDSLALSQQAARTDAEIILFAGVHFMAETAKVLSPGKKVLIPDLNAGCSLAESCPADRFAAFRAAYPDHKVVAYVNTTVEMKALTDVTCTSSNAVQIVRSFPKEQKLIFAPDRNLGNYIKSVTGREDMVLWDGACHVHEEFSVERIAELKREHPRAKVLAHPECKAPVLLLADFVGSTAALLNFCGRDDAREYIVVTESGILHKMRRQYPDRTFIPAPPTDSSCGCNDCAFMKLVNLRKIYLTLKYELPEVVIDEEVRSRAERSIRAMLELSE, from the coding sequence ATGCGTGTGGATATCCGAAAAGGTTTCGTGGACGAGCCGGTCGATCCGGAACTCGATCTGCCGAAAGAGATCGAACGGTTGAAAAAGGAGAAGAAGGCCGTGATCCTGGCGCACTACTATACGACGGGGGAGGTGCAGGACATCGCCGATTTCGTGGGCGATTCGCTGGCCCTCTCCCAACAGGCGGCCCGCACCGACGCGGAGATCATCCTCTTCGCCGGAGTGCATTTCATGGCCGAAACGGCCAAGGTGCTTTCGCCCGGCAAGAAGGTACTGATCCCCGACCTGAATGCGGGGTGTTCGCTGGCCGAGTCGTGTCCGGCCGACCGTTTCGCCGCTTTCCGGGCCGCCTATCCCGACCACAAGGTGGTGGCCTACGTCAATACGACGGTGGAGATGAAGGCGCTGACCGACGTGACCTGTACCTCGTCGAATGCCGTGCAGATCGTACGGTCGTTCCCGAAGGAGCAGAAACTGATCTTCGCGCCCGACCGGAACCTGGGCAATTACATAAAGAGCGTGACGGGACGCGAGGATATGGTGCTGTGGGACGGAGCGTGCCACGTACACGAGGAGTTTTCCGTGGAACGCATCGCGGAACTCAAGCGGGAACATCCCCGTGCCAAGGTGCTGGCCCATCCGGAGTGCAAGGCTCCGGTGCTGCTGCTGGCCGATTTCGTGGGGAGTACGGCGGCGTTGCTGAATTTCTGCGGCAGGGACGATGCCCGGGAGTACATCGTGGTGACGGAATCGGGTATTCTGCACAAGATGCGTCGTCAGTATCCCGACCGTACCTTCATTCCCGCTCCGCCCACCGACTCCTCCTGCGGCTGCAACGACTGCGCCTTCATGAAGCTGGTGAACCTGCGCAAAATCTACCTCACTCTGAAATACGAACTGCCCGAGGTGGTGATCGACGAGGAGGTGCGCAGCCGGGCCGAACGTTCGATCCGGGCCATGCTGGAACTTTCGGAATAG
- a CDS encoding Mrp/NBP35 family ATP-binding protein, which produces MTQQQITESLRTIVHPETGADIVSSGMVERVEAAPDKVSVTLAFPKGRDPFAASIRRQVIQQITDRDPSLAGKITVVIKEAAPKKAASAPEKRSAADRIRRVIAVASGKGGVGKSTVTANLAVALARLGYKVGVLDADIYGPSQPRMFGVEGYLPPAVKEGDEELMIPAEAYGVKVMSIGFFIAPTDALVWRGPMATNALRQMIHQTRWGELDFLLTDLPPGTGDVHLTILQELKVDGAVIVSTPQQVALADVVRGIQMFRAPKIEIPVLGIIENMAWFTPAELPENRYYLFGKGGAQALAEREGIALLGQIPIIQSVMEGAENGRPVASEDSLSGEYYREAARKTAEKTGL; this is translated from the coding sequence ATGACACAACAACAGATAACGGAATCACTGCGCACGATCGTACATCCCGAAACGGGCGCGGACATCGTATCCTCCGGCATGGTGGAACGCGTGGAGGCCGCCCCCGACAAAGTCTCGGTCACGCTGGCCTTCCCGAAAGGGCGCGATCCGTTCGCCGCCTCGATCAGACGCCAGGTCATACAGCAAATCACAGACCGAGATCCCTCGCTGGCGGGGAAAATCACGGTCGTCATCAAGGAGGCCGCTCCGAAAAAGGCGGCTTCCGCTCCGGAGAAGAGAAGCGCCGCCGACCGCATACGCCGCGTGATCGCCGTCGCCTCGGGCAAAGGAGGCGTGGGCAAATCGACCGTGACGGCCAATCTGGCCGTAGCCCTCGCACGGCTCGGCTACAAGGTGGGTGTACTGGATGCCGACATCTACGGCCCGTCGCAGCCCCGTATGTTCGGAGTGGAAGGCTACCTGCCCCCGGCCGTGAAGGAGGGGGACGAGGAGCTGATGATCCCGGCCGAGGCGTACGGCGTGAAGGTAATGTCGATCGGTTTCTTCATCGCTCCGACCGATGCCCTTGTCTGGCGCGGCCCGATGGCCACCAACGCCCTGCGGCAGATGATCCACCAGACCCGCTGGGGCGAACTGGACTTCCTGCTGACCGACCTTCCCCCCGGAACGGGCGACGTGCACCTGACCATCCTGCAGGAACTGAAGGTGGACGGGGCCGTGATCGTCAGCACGCCGCAACAGGTGGCGCTGGCCGACGTGGTACGGGGCATCCAGATGTTCCGGGCCCCCAAGATCGAAATCCCCGTCCTGGGCATCATCGAGAACATGGCCTGGTTCACACCGGCCGAATTGCCCGAAAACCGGTACTATCTCTTCGGGAAAGGAGGGGCACAGGCACTGGCCGAACGGGAAGGAATCGCGCTGCTGGGTCAGATTCCCATCATCCAGTCGGTGATGGAAGGAGCGGAGAACGGCCGTCCGGTGGCGTCGGAGGACTCGCTCTCCGGCGAATACTACCGGGAAGCGGCCCGGAAAACGGCCGAAAAAACCGGATTGTAG
- the sppA gene encoding signal peptide peptidase SppA yields the protein MNFLKTFLASLLAFVVANLALGMLAMLVMTGFVMGLATGGGHTTVGPGTVLKIDLAGAITDSPVSSPLGSIDFGNFRMKSSNTILQCIEAIDNAAVDDNIEGIYLTPGWGAVSLANIEELRAALLRFKESGKFVVSYNEVYTQRDYYLCSVADKVYMNPEGGIMWQGMASNVMFYKGLLDKLGIQPEVLRHGSFKAAVEPFIMDRMSPENRLQTERLTGSIWGGLVGEIAASRGIDSALLQRYASELTLRTPQIALEKGIVDSLVYGDQMMAVLNGLAGNDPDSDDEPDMVTLSEYIGAMKPVARKLSRNAVAIVYADGEIVDGESFDDKVGGATIAAKLARVRKDDDVKAVVLRVNSPGGSALAAEVMWREVELIRQEKPVVVSMGGVAASGGYYISCPADIILADRSTVTGSIGVFGLLFNAEKGLRDKLGITVDVARTNPSADMGVPFRGLSQGERAYLMDQIEKVYGTFVGHVAAGRNLSVEAVDKIAGGRVWSGTDALEIGLIDGFGGLKDAIALAADRAGIADDFRVIQEVDREDSFVAILRSLSGARSARMRDELGDAFVQYNYLKTMLSQQGVQARMPYIIEFQ from the coding sequence ATGAATTTTCTCAAAACATTCCTTGCCTCTCTGCTGGCGTTCGTCGTGGCCAATCTCGCCCTCGGGATGCTGGCCATGCTCGTGATGACGGGATTCGTGATGGGGCTCGCCACCGGGGGGGGCCACACGACCGTCGGTCCGGGAACCGTACTGAAGATCGACCTGGCCGGAGCCATCACCGACTCTCCGGTCTCTTCCCCGCTGGGTTCGATCGACTTCGGCAACTTCCGCATGAAGTCGTCCAACACGATCCTCCAGTGCATCGAGGCCATCGACAATGCGGCCGTGGACGACAACATCGAAGGCATCTATCTCACGCCGGGCTGGGGAGCGGTCTCCCTGGCCAACATCGAGGAGCTGCGCGCCGCCCTGCTTCGCTTCAAGGAGTCGGGCAAGTTCGTCGTCAGCTACAACGAGGTCTACACCCAGCGCGACTACTATCTCTGTTCGGTGGCCGACAAGGTTTATATGAATCCCGAAGGGGGTATCATGTGGCAGGGTATGGCCTCCAACGTCATGTTCTACAAGGGGCTCCTCGACAAGCTGGGCATTCAGCCCGAGGTGCTGCGCCACGGGTCGTTCAAGGCGGCCGTGGAACCCTTCATCATGGACCGGATGAGTCCGGAGAACCGTTTGCAGACGGAACGTCTGACGGGCAGTATCTGGGGCGGACTGGTGGGCGAGATCGCCGCTTCCCGGGGAATAGATTCCGCCCTTCTCCAGCGGTATGCCTCCGAACTGACCCTGCGCACGCCGCAGATCGCCCTTGAGAAGGGGATCGTGGACAGTCTGGTATACGGCGACCAGATGATGGCCGTTCTGAACGGTCTGGCCGGCAACGATCCCGATTCGGACGACGAGCCCGACATGGTGACCCTTTCGGAATATATTGGAGCGATGAAGCCGGTGGCCCGCAAACTTTCCCGCAATGCGGTGGCGATCGTTTACGCCGACGGTGAGATCGTGGACGGCGAGAGTTTCGACGACAAGGTCGGCGGAGCCACGATCGCGGCCAAACTGGCTCGGGTGCGGAAGGACGACGACGTGAAGGCCGTGGTGTTGCGTGTGAACTCCCCGGGGGGCAGTGCGCTGGCGGCCGAGGTGATGTGGCGCGAAGTGGAGCTGATCCGGCAGGAGAAGCCTGTCGTGGTGTCGATGGGCGGCGTGGCCGCTTCAGGCGGATACTATATCTCCTGTCCGGCCGATATCATTCTGGCCGACAGGAGCACCGTTACCGGTTCGATCGGCGTGTTCGGTCTGCTGTTCAATGCGGAGAAGGGACTGCGCGACAAGCTGGGAATCACGGTGGACGTGGCCCGGACCAATCCTTCGGCCGACATGGGGGTTCCTTTCCGCGGTCTGAGCCAGGGCGAACGTGCCTATCTGATGGATCAGATCGAGAAGGTGTACGGCACCTTCGTGGGACACGTGGCCGCCGGCCGTAACCTCTCCGTGGAGGCGGTGGACAAGATCGCCGGAGGGCGTGTCTGGTCGGGGACCGATGCCCTGGAGATCGGATTGATCGACGGTTTCGGCGGACTGAAGGATGCCATTGCGCTGGCGGCTGACCGGGCCGGCATCGCCGACGATTTCCGCGTGATCCAGGAGGTGGACCGGGAGGATTCCTTCGTGGCGATTCTCCGTTCGCTGTCCGGTGCCCGGAGCGCCCGGATGCGGGACGAACTGGGTGACGCCTTCGTACAGTACAACTATCTGAAAACCATGCTTTCGCAGCAGGGCGTGCAGGCCCGGATGCCTTATATCATCGAGTTTCAATAG